Proteins from one Lewinella sp. 4G2 genomic window:
- a CDS encoding MBL fold metallo-hydrolase has translation MQPTSNFRIPYLFFLLFLFLALFASCDKADPETVGERQSDETVDEITATPGNPNAGNAQVAPVELEPIYHGSVAMRYAGLNILVDPHGGIERYTNRMEPDVVLITHTHPDHMDKEVLGGLELSKATLIAPAAVASQIGNMGWADQQVLANGDTANYKGNNIIAVPAYNYPPAKFHPKGEFNGYVVELGGERIYFSGDTGPAPELEELTDIDVAFVCMNQPYTMTVDQAAELVSKMKPGLVRPYHYRNQDKSLSDLEKFRSALKEKAPGVNVLIEDWYEAK, from the coding sequence ATGCAACCAACATCCAACTTCCGTATTCCTTACCTCTTTTTTCTTCTCTTTCTCTTTCTGGCCCTCTTCGCATCGTGCGATAAAGCCGATCCGGAAACCGTAGGTGAACGCCAATCCGACGAAACAGTGGACGAGATTACGGCCACGCCCGGAAACCCTAATGCCGGGAACGCCCAGGTAGCTCCCGTAGAATTGGAACCCATCTACCACGGTAGCGTCGCCATGCGCTACGCAGGCCTCAACATTCTGGTGGACCCGCACGGAGGCATCGAACGCTACACCAACCGGATGGAGCCCGACGTCGTCCTCATCACCCATACCCATCCGGACCATATGGATAAGGAGGTGCTCGGCGGCCTTGAGCTGAGTAAAGCTACCCTCATCGCCCCCGCGGCCGTTGCCAGCCAGATCGGCAATATGGGTTGGGCGGATCAGCAGGTACTGGCCAACGGGGACACCGCCAACTATAAAGGCAATAACATCATTGCCGTCCCCGCTTACAATTACCCACCCGCCAAATTTCACCCCAAAGGGGAATTCAATGGCTACGTAGTAGAATTGGGTGGAGAACGCATCTACTTTTCCGGTGATACTGGCCCCGCCCCGGAGCTTGAAGAACTTACGGATATCGACGTGGCCTTCGTCTGCATGAACCAACCTTACACCATGACGGTGGATCAGGCTGCCGAGTTGGTCTCCAAGATGAAGCCCGGCCTCGTGCGCCCCTACCACTACCGCAATCAGGATAAGAGCCTTAGCGACTTGGAAAAATTCCGCTCGGCCCTCAAGGAAAAAGCACCCGGCGTGAACGTCCTCATTGAGGATTGGTACGAAGCAAAATAA
- a CDS encoding folylpolyglutamate synthase/dihydrofolate synthase family protein has protein sequence MTYQETLDYLFTQLPMYQRQGAAAMKKDLSNITALMDWLGNPHKRVRCIHVAGTNGKGTVCHLIAAALQQAGHRVGMYTSPHYKDFRERIKINGEFIPEQWVIDFSARLRAAELDIEPSFFEITVAMAFEYFAAEQPDFCVIEVGLGGRLDSTNIINPILSVITNIGLDHTQFLGDTLAKIAAEKAGIMKRWAPTLIGRRQEETTKVFKRLAKKAHSPLYYADDFLGSVPDYIMDREGGPPMYLNMVNERTLHLFGYEYPIYARTEAGYENNRTALAALRLLGLMDYRIPDLSGCSAAWSRLHELTYYVGRYQVIGRSKGPTCLADSAHNEDGLRVTMNWLASYEAPLYIVLGMVSDKDHDKALAYFPREARYYFAKADIPRGLPAEELAKKGDKHGLQGDVYPSVQAAYAAAQSDAWNDHRDKAVVFVGGSIFTVAEVL, from the coding sequence TTGACCTACCAAGAGACCCTCGACTACCTCTTTACCCAACTCCCCATGTACCAGCGGCAGGGGGCGGCGGCCATGAAAAAGGACCTCAGCAACATCACCGCCCTGATGGACTGGCTGGGCAACCCCCACAAACGAGTTCGGTGCATCCACGTGGCCGGGACGAATGGAAAAGGGACCGTCTGCCACCTGATTGCCGCCGCATTACAGCAGGCGGGGCACCGCGTAGGAATGTACACTAGTCCGCATTACAAGGACTTCCGGGAGCGGATCAAAATCAATGGGGAGTTCATTCCGGAGCAGTGGGTCATTGACTTCTCGGCACGCTTGCGTGCGGCAGAGCTGGACATTGAACCCAGCTTCTTCGAGATCACCGTAGCGATGGCTTTTGAATATTTCGCCGCCGAGCAACCCGACTTTTGCGTCATCGAAGTAGGCCTCGGTGGCCGTTTGGACAGCACCAACATCATCAACCCCATCCTATCGGTCATCACCAACATTGGCTTGGACCACACCCAATTTCTGGGCGACACCTTGGCAAAAATTGCGGCGGAGAAGGCCGGGATCATGAAACGGTGGGCCCCTACCCTGATCGGCCGCCGGCAGGAAGAAACCACCAAGGTTTTCAAAAGGCTGGCTAAAAAAGCTCATTCTCCACTTTATTACGCGGACGATTTTTTGGGTTCCGTACCCGATTACATCATGGACCGTGAAGGGGGGCCACCAATGTACCTCAATATGGTGAATGAGCGCACTTTACACCTTTTCGGCTATGAGTACCCGATCTACGCCCGCACGGAAGCAGGGTACGAGAACAACCGGACCGCCCTCGCCGCCCTGCGTTTACTGGGCTTAATGGACTACCGTATCCCGGACCTGAGTGGCTGTTCCGCCGCCTGGTCCCGGCTCCACGAACTGACTTATTACGTAGGTCGCTACCAAGTTATCGGTCGCAGCAAAGGCCCCACCTGCCTGGCGGATAGCGCCCACAACGAAGATGGCCTCCGCGTCACTATGAACTGGCTGGCCAGCTACGAAGCACCGCTCTACATCGTGCTGGGGATGGTAAGCGATAAGGACCACGATAAGGCCCTGGCCTATTTCCCAAGGGAGGCTCGTTATTACTTCGCCAAAGCGGATATCCCCCGCGGATTGCCGGCGGAAGAACTTGCGAAAAAGGGGGATAAGCACGGACTGCAAGGAGACGTCTACCCTTCCGTCCAAGCAGCCTACGCCGCCGCCCAGTCGGACGCATGGAATGACCACCGGGATAAGGCCGTCGTCTTCGTGGGGGGAAGCATTTTTACGGTGGCAGAGGTGCTTTAA
- a CDS encoding class I SAM-dependent methyltransferase — protein MKVNYAGRDYHFPAEALGGTRQAPLLKPADELLLKWYAEESKLADGPPAIYHDHYGVLTTVLHHAEPIFVSDSIVHHQRRADALQSNDLSVASSPVNLPYLAPAAAPTIVLMHLPKYLDLFEFYLHGLAQRVGKDFKLAAAFQTRHFTPRILEIAERYAATVTQSRAYKKARTLVLSDWRDAPKTELPLKEIAYRERTYRQHYGVFSSSHVDYATQFLLDTWRTDDQLRLMPAPGSILDIGTGNGVILDQLLRDFYPEANLYGTDISHVAVSSAKLNLPPSADIRWQSDLTGFATDSMDLIVTNPPFHEGHRNTIGPTLNLFREAQRTLAPAGYFVVVANRHLNYVTHLEKLFGDVREVATNDKFVVYRSSVPL, from the coding sequence ATGAAGGTAAATTATGCGGGTCGAGATTATCACTTCCCGGCGGAGGCACTCGGCGGGACGCGGCAGGCGCCACTGTTGAAGCCGGCTGATGAGTTGCTACTTAAATGGTACGCTGAAGAGAGTAAATTGGCGGATGGGCCACCGGCGATTTACCACGATCACTATGGGGTCCTTACCACGGTCCTGCACCACGCCGAACCAATTTTCGTTTCTGACAGCATTGTGCATCACCAGCGGCGTGCGGATGCCCTTCAATCTAACGACCTGTCGGTGGCTAGTTCGCCGGTCAACCTACCGTACCTCGCACCTGCGGCAGCGCCCACAATTGTGTTGATGCACCTGCCGAAATACCTGGATCTTTTTGAGTTCTACCTACATGGATTGGCCCAACGGGTGGGGAAAGATTTCAAGTTGGCGGCCGCCTTCCAAACCCGCCACTTTACGCCCCGCATCCTGGAGATCGCGGAGCGTTATGCGGCCACCGTCACCCAGTCCCGTGCGTACAAGAAGGCGCGGACGCTGGTGCTGAGCGATTGGCGAGACGCACCGAAGACCGAACTGCCACTGAAAGAAATAGCCTACCGCGAACGGACCTATCGCCAACACTACGGCGTGTTCTCCTCCAGCCACGTGGATTACGCCACGCAATTTCTCTTGGATACCTGGCGCACGGATGACCAGCTACGGCTGATGCCAGCCCCGGGCAGCATACTGGATATTGGCACGGGTAACGGGGTGATCCTGGATCAACTCCTGCGGGACTTTTACCCCGAAGCCAATCTATACGGGACGGATATCTCACATGTAGCGGTGAGCTCCGCTAAACTGAATTTGCCTCCGTCTGCGGACATCCGGTGGCAATCTGATCTCACGGGATTTGCGACGGATAGTATGGACCTGATCGTCACGAATCCACCCTTCCACGAAGGCCACCGCAACACCATCGGCCCCACCTTAAATCTGTTTCGGGAAGCGCAACGCACGCTCGCACCCGCCGGTTATTTCGTCGTCGTCGCTAACCGCCACTTGAACTACGTGACGCACCTGGAAAAGCTTTTCGGCGACGTGCGGGAAGTGGCGACCAACGACAAATTCGTGGTTTACCGCTCTTCGGTTCCGTTATAA
- a CDS encoding tetratricopeptide repeat protein, translating into MSRKDQIISLLKESPNDSFLLFALAKEHEKEGADAGAREVYERLVRDFPKDPGTYYHLGKLLEKMGDPAAANKVYNQGIELTRTIGEQHAMRELMGARMELGFDEEE; encoded by the coding sequence GTGAGTCGTAAAGATCAAATAATTTCCCTGCTCAAAGAAAGCCCCAACGATTCTTTCCTCCTCTTCGCCCTGGCCAAAGAGCACGAAAAAGAGGGCGCTGACGCAGGTGCCAGGGAAGTGTACGAGCGGCTGGTCCGGGACTTCCCCAAAGATCCGGGGACCTACTACCACCTCGGCAAGCTCCTCGAGAAAATGGGCGACCCCGCCGCAGCCAACAAGGTGTACAACCAGGGAATCGAACTCACCCGCACTATCGGGGAACAGCACGCCATGCGGGAGCTGATGGGGGCCCGGATGGAATTAGGTTTTGACGAGGAAGAATAG
- a CDS encoding alpha/beta fold hydrolase: MPDRKRYPLKMFTKKRHFAYLALTLFVLFLAYAGYRVYPYFKNQKSDRELIAAFDVRERGDIDLGFVEGTSRRLRYLQVGDDPSKPLLTFVHGSPSSSAFWIKMMKDTALRARANLLAIDRPGYGGSGLGKAMVSVREQAENVIGVIKDRMSSPDQPVILHGSSYGGTVSARLAMDYPETIQGLLLQSASMAPREEYIYWLSYPTSHWSIRWMLPRSIRTANREKLNHLAQLEDMADEWHNITASTVIVHGTDDWLIYPRNAYYACRKLVNAPRVVHHMVAGGQHDLIHRTPDLLKSYLHDLIDEVSIVPTYNGTEER, from the coding sequence ATGCCCGACCGCAAGCGTTACCCGCTTAAGATGTTCACCAAGAAACGCCACTTCGCTTACCTAGCCCTAACGCTGTTCGTCCTATTCCTGGCGTACGCGGGCTACCGCGTTTACCCCTACTTCAAGAACCAGAAATCAGATCGGGAACTGATCGCTGCCTTCGACGTCCGGGAGCGGGGAGACATCGATCTCGGTTTTGTGGAAGGCACCAGCCGGCGCCTACGTTACCTCCAGGTGGGCGACGACCCGAGTAAGCCGTTACTCACCTTCGTGCATGGATCGCCCTCCAGCAGTGCTTTTTGGATTAAGATGATGAAGGACACCGCCCTGCGCGCACGGGCCAACCTACTAGCCATCGACCGACCGGGCTACGGTGGCAGCGGCCTCGGCAAAGCGATGGTCTCCGTGCGGGAGCAGGCCGAAAACGTGATCGGCGTCATCAAAGACCGGATGAGTTCACCCGACCAGCCGGTCATCCTACACGGCAGTAGCTATGGTGGGACGGTCAGTGCCCGCCTGGCCATGGATTATCCCGAAACCATCCAGGGATTGCTGTTGCAATCCGCCAGCATGGCCCCACGGGAAGAATACATCTACTGGTTGAGTTACCCGACGAGCCACTGGTCCATCCGGTGGATGTTACCGCGGAGTATCCGCACGGCCAACCGCGAGAAACTCAACCACCTTGCACAACTGGAGGACATGGCGGACGAGTGGCACAACATCACCGCTTCCACCGTGATCGTCCACGGTACTGACGATTGGCTGATTTACCCCCGCAACGCCTACTACGCCTGCCGTAAGCTGGTCAACGCTCCCCGTGTCGTGCACCACATGGTGGCGGGCGGGCAACACGATCTGATTCACCGGACGCCCGACTTACTCAAAAGCTACCTTCACGACTTGATTGACGAGGTCTCCATTGTACCCACTTATAACGGAACCGAAGAGCGGTAA